Proteins encoded by one window of Flagellimonas lutaonensis:
- a CDS encoding exonuclease domain-containing protein, with protein sequence MYAILDIESTGGKYNEEGIIEIAVHRFDGHEVVDTFISLVNPEREVQPYVAKLTGINSRMLKTAPKFHEVAKRIVEITEGAVLVAHNAQFDYRILRTEFRRLGYDFQRKTLCTVDLSKRLLPDAESHSLGKLVRSLGIPVSDRHRANGDALATLKLFQLLLAKDTDKTIVKDLVRAETLGELSPRQLDIVEEMPQETGVYYLHNRDGDIIYIGKSKNIKRKVNQHFTNGSKWARNLQKETRRVTFEKTGSELAALLKEYEEIKKNTPPYNTKKAYNGFSYGVYAYKDPNGFLALKAERANGQLKRLSSFGSLKATKSFLKQLAEQHDLTKKKSPNEHNAKIKGLLKKYSTQNRDIVLTDKGRKIGERSVFLIKNGCLEGYGFVDLNHQINNIHILESLITPMKGDAHTTHIIESYLRKEKTLKIVELKQ encoded by the coding sequence ATGTACGCCATACTTGATATTGAAAGCACGGGAGGCAAATACAATGAGGAAGGCATTATTGAAATTGCCGTTCACCGATTTGACGGGCATGAAGTGGTCGATACATTTATCAGCCTTGTAAATCCAGAGCGCGAGGTACAGCCTTATGTGGCCAAGTTGACCGGCATCAACAGCCGCATGCTCAAAACAGCACCCAAGTTTCATGAAGTGGCCAAACGAATCGTTGAGATTACCGAAGGAGCGGTATTGGTCGCCCACAACGCCCAGTTTGATTACCGTATCCTCAGAACCGAATTCAGAAGGTTGGGCTACGATTTTCAGCGAAAAACACTCTGTACCGTTGATCTATCAAAGCGATTATTGCCCGATGCTGAATCGCACAGTTTGGGCAAACTGGTGCGCTCGCTGGGCATTCCGGTAAGTGATCGGCACCGTGCCAACGGTGATGCCTTGGCAACGCTCAAGTTATTTCAGCTGCTGTTGGCCAAAGATACCGACAAGACCATTGTCAAAGACCTGGTACGGGCCGAAACCCTTGGTGAACTCTCTCCCCGCCAATTGGATATTGTCGAGGAAATGCCCCAAGAGACGGGTGTTTACTACCTTCACAACAGGGATGGGGACATTATCTATATCGGCAAATCAAAGAATATCAAAAGAAAGGTCAACCAACATTTTACCAACGGCAGCAAATGGGCCCGCAACCTCCAAAAGGAAACAAGAAGGGTAACCTTTGAAAAAACGGGCAGCGAATTGGCGGCCCTGTTGAAAGAATATGAGGAAATCAAAAAAAATACCCCGCCCTACAATACAAAAAAGGCCTATAACGGCTTTTCGTATGGGGTGTACGCTTATAAGGACCCAAATGGCTTCCTTGCGCTGAAAGCTGAAAGGGCCAATGGCCAACTCAAGCGTTTGAGCAGTTTTGGCAGTTTAAAGGCCACCAAGTCTTTTTTGAAGCAGCTTGCCGAACAACACGATTTAACGAAGAAAAAGTCCCCTAATGAGCACAATGCCAAGATAAAAGGACTTTTGAAAAAATACAGTACCCAAAACCGCGACATCGTGTTGACCGACAAGGGTCGAAAAATTGGCGAGCGTTCTGTATTTCTCATCAAAAATGGCTGTCTTGAAGGATATGGTTTCGTTGACCTGAACCATCAAATCAATAATATTCATATCTTAGAATCGCTGATTACCCCTATGAAAGGTGATGCACATACCACACACATCATCGAATCATACCTGCGCAAAGAAAAGACCTTAAAAATTGTTGAACTGAAGCAGTAA